CTGGTATGACAGGAACGGCTGAGACGGAGGCTCAGGAGTTTTACTCTATCTATCACCTTGATGTGGTTGTGATTCCACCCAACGTTCCAGTTCAGCGTATCGATGCCCCGGATAAAATCTACATCAATGAGAATGCCAAGTTTAAAGCGATTGTTCGTGATGTAGAGGAACATCATAAGAAGGGGCAACCTATCCTGATAGGAACTATTTCCGTAGAAAAGTCTGAGAGGCTTTCCAAACTTTTGCAGCAGCGGCGTATTCCCCATAATGTCCTCAATGCAAAATACCATGAAAAGGAAGCAGAGATCATTGCTCAGGCTGGACAGGCTTATGCGGTAACGATTGCTACCAATATGGCAGGTCGTGGAACAGATATTAAACTTGCTCCTGGTGTCAAGGAGTTGGGTGGACTCCTCGTGATTGGAAGTGAACGGCATGAGTCTCGGCGTATTGACAACCAGCTGCGAGGGCGTTCGGGTCGTCAGGGAGATCCAGGGTATTCCCAGTTTTATGTTTCACTTGAAGATGATCTCATGAGACTTTTTGGTATGGATAGTCGTATCCAGATGATGAAAAGCCTTGGTTTTAGTGAGGATGAGGAGATTCAGAGTAAACTTATCTCGAATGCGATCGAAAACGCTCAGAAGCGGGTTGAGAACCGTAACTTTGAAATACGAAAACATCTCCTTGAGTATGATAATGTGATGAACGAACAAAGGACCTATATCTACCGTTTAAGAGATGAGATTTTAGATATCCATCATCATCCGGAGGTTATCGACACGATCATCGATCGAGTGATAGAAGATAAGGTTTCAACCTTTTCTCAACCCACACGTCCTCATATGTGGCCCAAGGATGAGCTTGAGAAGTGGCTTAAACTTCAGTTTATGGTAGATCTTGGCCAGTGGCAGCCGGCAGACTATAATACAACAAAACAAACACTTACCCGGCTCATCAAAACAAGGGTTTGGGATAGGTTTCAGGGTATTCCTGAGCAGGTGCGTTATGATGCGATAAAGTATGTGCTTTTGAGTACGCTGGATGCTCGCTGGAAGGAGCATCTCAGGGCTATAGATTATATTCAGGAGAGTATTGGTCTTCGTCAGTACGCGAGTAAAAATCCCATTGTGGAATATAAGGTGGAAGCTTTTGACCTCTTTGCCAGGATGCGGTCAAACTTTATGGCAGATGCCCTGGCCATGCTGGCTCATCTTGAGATTCAGATGCAGGTAGCTGAAGAGTTGCCTGTCGAAACTGGACCGCAGAGGATAGAGGCACAGCATACCGAGTTTGGCCAGTTTGGCACGATGAAGGCAGCTTCCCCGATGGAAAAACCAAAACCCGTACAACGGGGGCAGAAGTTAGGGAGAAATGATCCCTGCTGGTGTGGAAGCGGCAAAAAGTATAAGTATTGTCAC
This sequence is a window from Thermospira aquatica. Protein-coding genes within it:
- the secA gene encoding preprotein translocase subunit SecA — its product is MGIFTSLLYAIIGTKQQRDIKKLRPFVEKVNAFEPVISTLSNDALAHKTEEFKQRLAGGETLDDILPEAYAVVREVAKRTLNMRHFDVQIMGGVVLHQGKIAEMKTGEGKTLVATLPLYLNALTGKGAHLVTVNDYLARRDAVWMGPIYRFLGLSVGIINHEKSYYVDWEDISQYKTTYRECSRQEAYRCDITYGTNNEFGFDYLRDNMVFAREQKVQRGHYYAIVDEVDSILIDEARTPLIISGPTEETTDLYYRVDKIVPRLTEAQVNEKNEPIEGTGDYAVDEKDKTVVLTEQGIEKIEQLLGIKELYSPKNSKLVHHIIQAIRAHRLYHRDVDYVVENGEVVIVDEFTGRKMPGRRWSDGLHQAIEAKERVSIRQEFQTLATITFQNYFRMYEKLAGMTGTAETEAQEFYSIYHLDVVVIPPNVPVQRIDAPDKIYINENAKFKAIVRDVEEHHKKGQPILIGTISVEKSERLSKLLQQRRIPHNVLNAKYHEKEAEIIAQAGQAYAVTIATNMAGRGTDIKLAPGVKELGGLLVIGSERHESRRIDNQLRGRSGRQGDPGYSQFYVSLEDDLMRLFGMDSRIQMMKSLGFSEDEEIQSKLISNAIENAQKRVENRNFEIRKHLLEYDNVMNEQRTYIYRLRDEILDIHHHPEVIDTIIDRVIEDKVSTFSQPTRPHMWPKDELEKWLKLQFMVDLGQWQPADYNTTKQTLTRLIKTRVWDRFQGIPEQVRYDAIKYVLLSTLDARWKEHLRAIDYIQESIGLRQYASKNPIVEYKVEAFDLFARMRSNFMADALAMLAHLEIQMQVAEELPVETGPQRIEAQHTEFGQFGTMKAASPMEKPKPVQRGQKLGRNDPCWCGSGKKYKYCHYDADHRQQRV